In Candidatus Rokuibacteriota bacterium, a genomic segment contains:
- the aroA gene encoding 3-phosphoshikimate 1-carboxyvinyltransferase: MRIRVRAPKRLSGTVQVPGDKSISHRAALFGAIASGRTEITGYLEGEDCLNTLKAVRALGVLVTRKGPGHYLVDGAGLFGLREPEQVIDLGNSGTAVRLLMGVLAGQPFWTFLTGDDSLRRRPMRRVGLPLTRMGATVVGREDGSRLPLGVRGARPLKAIAFDSPVASAQVKTALLLAGLWADGAVTVTEPVRSRDHTERMLTGFGARLSVDGTTVTLTPGAELRGQGVAVPGDISSAAFLLVAGTIARGAEITVTGVGVNPTRAGLLDALESMGAPVGRSHAALAAGEPVADLTTRSATLRGALVGGPMIPRLIDEVPVLAVAACMAEGRTRITDAAELRVKESDRIRSIATELGTLGAHITEAPDGLEIEGGARLRGATVQSGGDHRMAMALVVAGLVAEGETIVEDTGCIGTSYPGFVETVNALAGAPCVEELP; the protein is encoded by the coding sequence ATGCGGATCCGCGTGCGGGCTCCAAAGCGGCTCAGCGGCACGGTCCAGGTGCCGGGGGACAAGTCCATCTCTCACCGGGCGGCCCTCTTCGGCGCGATCGCCTCGGGACGCACGGAGATCACGGGCTACCTCGAGGGCGAGGACTGCCTGAACACGCTCAAGGCGGTCCGCGCCCTCGGCGTCCTCGTGACGCGAAAGGGCCCAGGGCACTACCTCGTTGACGGCGCCGGGCTCTTCGGCCTGCGCGAGCCCGAGCAGGTCATCGACCTCGGCAATTCGGGCACAGCGGTCCGCCTGCTCATGGGCGTCCTCGCGGGACAGCCCTTCTGGACCTTTCTGACGGGCGACGACTCGCTGCGGCGGCGGCCCATGAGGCGGGTCGGCCTACCCCTGACGCGCATGGGCGCCACGGTGGTCGGCCGCGAGGACGGCTCGCGCCTGCCGCTGGGAGTGCGAGGGGCGAGGCCGCTCAAGGCGATTGCCTTCGACTCACCCGTCGCCTCAGCCCAGGTCAAGACGGCGCTGCTGCTGGCCGGTCTCTGGGCGGACGGGGCCGTCACCGTCACGGAGCCTGTGCGCTCGCGGGACCACACCGAGCGCATGCTGACGGGCTTCGGGGCGAGGCTGTCGGTTGACGGCACGACCGTCACGCTCACGCCGGGGGCGGAGCTTCGCGGACAGGGTGTCGCCGTCCCGGGGGACATCTCCTCCGCGGCCTTCCTGCTGGTAGCCGGCACGATCGCGCGGGGGGCGGAGATCACGGTCACGGGCGTGGGTGTCAACCCGACGCGCGCGGGGCTCCTCGACGCGCTCGAGTCGATGGGCGCCCCGGTAGGCCGGAGCCACGCCGCCCTGGCGGCGGGCGAGCCCGTCGCCGACCTCACGACCCGCAGCGCGACTCTCCGCGGCGCGCTCGTGGGCGGCCCGATGATCCCGCGCCTCATCGACGAGGTGCCCGTGCTCGCGGTGGCGGCGTGCATGGCGGAGGGACGCACGCGGATCACCGACGCAGCGGAGCTGCGCGTGAAGGAATCGGACCGCATCCGCTCGATCGCCACGGAGCTCGGCACGCTGGGTGCGCACATCACCGAAGCGCCCGACGGGCTTGAGATCGAGGGCGGCGCGCGGCTTCGCGGCGCTACCGTCCAGAGCGGCGGCGACCATCGCATGGCGATGGCGCTGGTCGTGGCCGGCCTCGTCGCGGAGGGAGAGACGATCGTCGAAGACACCGGATGCATCGGGACCTCATACCCCGGTTTTGTCGAGACGGTCAACGCGCTCGCCGGCGCACCCTGCGTGGAAGAGCTGCCGTGA
- a CDS encoding segregation/condensation protein A encodes MTADTETEPQGLTVRVESFVGPLDLLLHLCRTSEVDLANLPIRTITEQYLAHLESVQFQDLDTAGAFMVMAATLIYLKSKLLLPVDPEAPPDSLDEEGELLRQELAERLREYARVKEFGAWLGLREAEQALLYGRTVGELPPPEDVPLEDLSVHLLQRAITRLIEEQKRQTPRQIEPNPLSVLERMGEVIELLRHTWSILFSSVAGQERVRAEWIVTLLALLELVRLGQARAHQAELFGEIVIESASPTDAASDVPPTDAPTPGETAHD; translated from the coding sequence ATGACTGCGGATACGGAAACGGAGCCGCAGGGCCTGACCGTCAGGGTGGAGTCCTTCGTCGGCCCGCTGGACCTCTTGCTTCACCTCTGCAGGACCAGCGAGGTCGACCTCGCCAACCTGCCCATCCGCACCATCACCGAGCAGTACCTAGCGCATCTCGAGTCGGTGCAGTTCCAGGACCTCGACACCGCAGGCGCCTTCATGGTCATGGCCGCCACCCTGATCTACCTCAAGTCCAAGCTCTTGCTGCCGGTCGATCCCGAGGCGCCGCCGGACAGCCTCGACGAGGAGGGCGAGCTCCTGCGCCAGGAGCTGGCCGAGCGGCTGCGCGAGTACGCGCGCGTCAAGGAGTTCGGCGCCTGGCTCGGCCTACGCGAGGCGGAGCAGGCGCTGCTCTACGGCCGCACCGTCGGCGAGCTGCCGCCACCCGAGGACGTCCCGCTGGAGGACCTCTCGGTTCATCTCCTGCAGAGGGCCATCACGCGGCTCATCGAGGAGCAGAAGCGCCAGACGCCGCGCCAGATCGAGCCGAACCCGCTCTCGGTCCTCGAGCGCATGGGCGAGGTCATCGAGCTGCTGCGGCACACGTGGTCCATCCTCTTCTCGTCCGTCGCCGGGCAAGAGCGCGTCCGCGCCGAGTGGATCGTGACGCTCCTTGCCCTGCTCGAGCTCGTGAGGCTCGGGCAGGCGCGCGCCCACCAGGCGGAACTGTTCGGCGAGATCGTCATCGAGTCGGCGTCCCCGACCGATGCCGCCTCGGACGTCCCGCCCACTGACGCTCCAACCCCTGGAGAGACCGCGCATGACTGA
- the hisC gene encoding histidinol-phosphate transaminase has product MPVSWESLANDHILGIDPYEPGKPIEELEREFGLTDVIKLASNENPLPPSERVLKAISEALAHLNRYPDGSAHYLRSALARRHGLTPEHIIMGNGSNELIELLVRGFLRPGEEAIIPHPSFVVYPMIVQAAGGIRVVVTLKDHRLDLEAMARAITPMTKIVFIANPNNPTATLVTAEEVAAFMARVPDKVIVVFDEAYFEFAQGPDFPDSVQYMKQGRKVAVLRTFSKAASLAGLRVGYAIADPDCVALLNRIRQPFNVNSLAQVAALAALEDDSHILECLRMNEAGRHFLCDEFTSMELKYVPSRANFILLDVARSGSDVFQRLLKEGVIVRPMSSFGMETALRVTIGTPEENRRLIKALKKVLAEGKVG; this is encoded by the coding sequence ATGCCTGTGTCCTGGGAATCCCTCGCCAACGACCACATCCTCGGGATCGACCCCTACGAGCCGGGGAAGCCGATCGAGGAGCTCGAGCGCGAGTTCGGCCTGACCGACGTCATCAAGCTCGCCTCGAACGAGAACCCGCTGCCGCCCTCGGAGCGCGTCCTCAAGGCCATCTCGGAGGCGCTGGCTCATCTGAACCGCTACCCCGACGGCAGCGCCCACTACCTGCGTAGCGCGCTGGCGCGGCGTCACGGGCTCACGCCGGAGCACATCATCATGGGCAACGGCTCCAACGAGCTGATCGAGCTGCTCGTGCGGGGCTTCCTGCGGCCGGGCGAGGAGGCGATCATCCCGCATCCGTCCTTCGTCGTCTACCCCATGATCGTCCAAGCCGCCGGTGGTATCCGGGTAGTTGTCACCCTGAAGGACCACCGGCTGGACCTCGAGGCCATGGCGCGCGCGATCACGCCGATGACGAAGATCGTGTTCATCGCCAACCCGAACAATCCGACGGCGACCCTCGTGACGGCGGAGGAGGTCGCGGCCTTCATGGCGCGCGTGCCGGACAAGGTCATCGTGGTCTTCGACGAGGCCTACTTCGAGTTCGCCCAGGGGCCGGACTTCCCCGACTCGGTCCAGTACATGAAGCAGGGCCGCAAGGTCGCCGTGCTGCGGACCTTCTCCAAGGCCGCGAGCCTCGCGGGGCTTCGTGTGGGTTACGCGATCGCGGACCCCGACTGCGTCGCCCTTCTCAACCGGATCCGGCAGCCCTTCAACGTCAACTCGCTCGCCCAGGTGGCCGCGTTGGCAGCCCTCGAGGACGACTCGCACATCCTCGAGTGCCTGCGGATGAACGAAGCCGGACGGCACTTCCTGTGCGACGAGTTCACCTCGATGGAGCTCAAGTACGTGCCCTCGCGCGCCAACTTCATCCTTCTCGACGTGGCCCGGAGCGGCAGCGACGTCTTCCAGCGCCTTTTGAAGGAGGGCGTGATCGTGCGCCCCATGTCGAGCTTCGGCATGGAGACTGCGCTCCGCGTGACCATCGGCACGCCTGAGGAAAATCGGCGCCTGATCAAGGCGCTGAAGAAGGTCCTGGCGGAGGGCAAGGTCGGGTGA
- the scpB gene encoding SMC-Scp complex subunit ScpB, which produces MTQPIDVLEALLFASEAPVEAERIQEVLDLPSAGQARELVSVLTERLDGQGRALQIIEVGGGYRLVTRPEVAPWLVKLARSRTRSRLSRSSLETLAIIAYRQPASRPDIDAVRGVNSEAVLDNLLDRRMVRIAGRKDSPGRPFLYETTRDFLVAFGLRDLADLPKVEGDLVIPETPPDAAGAAGSGDAVESSPATDAAQQDPGPGGAGVTPRG; this is translated from the coding sequence ATGACTCAACCCATAGACGTCCTCGAAGCGCTGCTCTTCGCCTCCGAGGCTCCGGTCGAGGCCGAGCGCATCCAGGAGGTGCTCGACCTTCCTTCCGCGGGCCAGGCGCGCGAGCTGGTGAGCGTGCTCACGGAGCGGCTCGACGGGCAGGGCAGGGCGCTCCAGATCATCGAAGTGGGCGGCGGCTACCGCCTGGTGACGCGGCCCGAGGTCGCGCCCTGGCTCGTGAAGCTGGCCCGCAGCCGGACGCGCTCCCGATTGTCGCGCTCGTCGCTGGAAACCCTCGCCATCATCGCCTACCGCCAGCCGGCATCCCGTCCCGACATCGACGCCGTCAGGGGCGTCAACTCTGAAGCGGTCCTCGACAACCTCCTCGACCGCCGCATGGTCCGCATCGCCGGGCGGAAGGACTCGCCCGGCAGGCCGTTCCTCTACGAGACGACGCGCGACTTCCTTGTCGCCTTCGGCTTGAGAGACCTGGCCGACCTGCCCAAGGTCGAGGGCGACCTCGTGATCCCGGAGACCCCGCCAGACGCCGCGGGGGCGGCGGGATCCGGCGACGCCGTGGAGAGCTCTCCTGCCACCGATGCGGCTCAGCAAGATCCTGGCCCAGGCGGGGCTGGCGTCACGCCGCGGGGCTGA
- a CDS encoding 30S ribosomal protein S1 has product METENRKAKVLEGAQEEVAEAPEESMEDWFNRGVGDIEEGEVVRGRVVEVRDSEVLVDIGYKSEGTIAMEEFRHAGTLPKVGDEIEVYLESKEDSEGLIVLSKDKADKIKVWDAISKSHDSGTPVEGKVIEVVKGGLSVDVGVRAFLPGSQVDLRPVKNLASMLGQMIRAKVIKLNRRRGNVVLSRRAVLEEEREEKRKHTLSVLSEGMVLTGAVKNITDYGAFIDLGGIDGLLHVTDMSWGRVGHPSEIFQIGDQVEVVVLHFDRETGRVSLGYKQKSSDPWAVVDERYPVGAKAQGRVVSLTNYGAFVELEPGVEGLVHVSEMSWTRRVRHPSKLVNVGDMVDVMVLDVNKATKRISLGMKQVEADPWATIEERYKPGERVEGKVRNLTDFGAFVELEPGVDGLLHISDMSWTRNIGHPSEILKKGQSVDTQVLNVDRDNKRISLGLKQIQPDPWESVSQRYPMGSRVTGKIVRLTDFGAFVELEPGVDGLLHISQMSSRPIASPSDLVNVGDELTLMVIRVDPNERRIGLSLKDLAAAILEEPSQADTRGRGKGRKRRGGEDLDEDEE; this is encoded by the coding sequence ATGGAGACGGAGAACCGGAAGGCGAAAGTCCTCGAGGGGGCGCAGGAGGAGGTGGCAGAGGCCCCCGAGGAGAGTATGGAGGACTGGTTCAACCGCGGCGTGGGCGACATCGAGGAAGGGGAGGTCGTCCGCGGCAGGGTCGTCGAGGTCCGCGACAGCGAGGTGCTCGTGGACATCGGCTACAAGAGCGAGGGAACCATCGCCATGGAGGAGTTCCGGCACGCCGGCACTCTCCCAAAGGTCGGCGACGAGATCGAGGTCTACCTCGAATCCAAGGAGGACAGCGAAGGGCTGATCGTCCTCAGCAAGGACAAGGCGGACAAGATCAAGGTCTGGGACGCCATCTCCAAGTCTCACGACAGCGGCACCCCCGTCGAGGGCAAGGTGATCGAGGTGGTCAAGGGCGGGCTCTCGGTCGACGTGGGCGTCCGCGCCTTCCTCCCCGGGTCGCAGGTGGACCTGAGGCCGGTCAAGAACCTCGCCTCGATGCTCGGGCAGATGATCCGCGCGAAGGTCATCAAGCTCAACCGGCGGCGCGGCAACGTCGTCCTGTCCAGGCGCGCCGTACTGGAGGAGGAGCGCGAGGAGAAGCGGAAGCACACGCTCTCGGTGCTCTCGGAGGGCATGGTGCTCACGGGCGCCGTCAAGAACATCACCGACTACGGCGCCTTCATCGACCTGGGCGGAATCGACGGCCTCCTGCACGTGACCGACATGTCCTGGGGCAGGGTCGGACACCCGTCGGAGATCTTCCAGATCGGCGACCAGGTCGAGGTCGTCGTGCTGCACTTCGATCGGGAGACCGGGCGCGTCTCGCTCGGTTACAAGCAGAAGTCGTCCGACCCCTGGGCCGTCGTGGACGAGCGCTACCCGGTGGGTGCCAAGGCGCAGGGGCGGGTGGTGAGCCTGACCAATTACGGCGCCTTCGTCGAGCTCGAGCCCGGAGTCGAAGGGCTCGTGCACGTGTCCGAGATGTCGTGGACGCGCCGCGTGCGACACCCCTCGAAACTCGTTAACGTCGGCGACATGGTGGACGTCATGGTGCTCGACGTGAACAAGGCCACCAAGCGCATCTCGCTCGGCATGAAGCAGGTCGAGGCCGACCCGTGGGCGACCATCGAGGAGCGCTACAAGCCGGGCGAGCGGGTCGAGGGCAAGGTGCGCAACCTGACCGACTTCGGCGCCTTCGTCGAGCTCGAGCCCGGCGTGGACGGCCTGCTGCACATCTCCGACATGTCCTGGACCCGCAATATCGGGCACCCGTCGGAGATCCTCAAGAAGGGGCAGTCCGTCGATACGCAGGTCCTCAACGTGGACAGGGACAACAAGCGAATCTCCCTGGGCCTCAAGCAGATCCAGCCCGATCCGTGGGAATCTGTCTCCCAGCGCTATCCCATGGGCTCTCGCGTCACCGGCAAGATCGTGCGGCTGACCGACTTCGGCGCATTCGTCGAGCTCGAGCCCGGCGTGGATGGGCTCCTCCACATCTCCCAGATGTCGAGCCGTCCCATTGCCTCGCCCTCCGACCTCGTCAACGTGGGTGACGAGCTCACGCTGATGGTGATACGCGTCGATCCCAACGAGCGGCGCATAGGGCTCAGCCTCAAGGACCTGGCGGCGGCCATCCTGGAGGAACCGTCGCAAGCGGATACCCGCGGCCGCGGCAAGGGGCGGAAGCGGCGTGGCGGCGAGGACCTCGATGAGGATGAGGAGTAG
- a CDS encoding lysophospholipid acyltransferase family protein, producing the protein MLYGILKPLVVFVMRAWFGLRVRGAEHVPSSGPALIVSNHQSILDPPLIGGATRRRIYFLAKAELFRIPVFGWLLRALHARPVRREGSDPRALRTAALLLEEGKALLVFPEGTRSLDGRLGEGKPGVGMLAVTSGAPVVPAYVSGTLEALPKGATWPRRSQVSVSFGPAIHFKAQIGAGRKERYREAAEEMMRGIAQLRDQQQR; encoded by the coding sequence GTGCTGTACGGGATCCTGAAGCCGCTGGTCGTGTTCGTGATGCGGGCGTGGTTCGGCCTCCGCGTGAGAGGGGCGGAGCACGTCCCGTCCTCCGGGCCGGCGCTCATCGTCTCGAACCACCAGAGCATCCTCGATCCGCCGTTGATCGGCGGGGCGACGCGGCGCCGGATCTACTTCCTCGCGAAGGCGGAGCTGTTCCGGATCCCCGTCTTCGGGTGGCTCCTCCGGGCTCTCCACGCACGGCCCGTGCGCCGCGAGGGCTCGGACCCGCGCGCGCTCAGAACAGCCGCGCTGTTGCTCGAAGAAGGAAAGGCGCTCTTGGTGTTTCCGGAGGGGACGCGTAGCCTGGACGGCCGCCTCGGGGAAGGAAAGCCCGGCGTCGGGATGCTCGCGGTCACGAGCGGGGCGCCCGTGGTGCCCGCGTACGTCTCGGGCACCCTCGAGGCCCTGCCCAAGGGCGCGACCTGGCCCCGGCGCAGCCAAGTGAGCGTGAGCTTCGGACCCGCGATACACTTCAAGGCCCAGATCGGCGCCGGCCGCAAGGAGCGCTACCGGGAGGCTGCCGAGGAGATGATGCGCGGGATCGCGCAGTTGAGGGACCAACAGCAGCGCTAG
- the cmk gene encoding (d)CMP kinase, translated as MTCRRDPVITIDGPAGAGKSTTAREVARRLGFRLVDTGALYRALAWALMQAGVAPEDEQGVGALLARTTVELADSSTGGRVLVNGRDVTAEIRTPEIALTTSRLTVLRAVRDKMTPLQRGLAAAGGVVLEGRDTGSVVCPDAEVKVYLDADLAERARRRRDELATRGLPADYESVKAEVALRDRQDMERELAPLRKPAGAVTVDSTALSPEAVVQRILEAVEQARCCTGS; from the coding sequence GTGACCTGCCGCCGCGATCCCGTCATCACTATCGACGGCCCGGCCGGCGCGGGCAAGTCCACCACCGCCCGCGAGGTTGCCCGGCGGCTCGGCTTCAGGCTCGTGGACACGGGCGCGCTGTACCGGGCGCTGGCGTGGGCGCTCATGCAGGCGGGCGTGGCGCCGGAGGACGAGCAGGGCGTCGGAGCGCTGCTGGCCCGGACGACCGTCGAGCTGGCCGACTCCAGCACCGGCGGGCGCGTGCTCGTCAACGGCCGCGACGTCACAGCCGAGATCAGGACGCCCGAGATCGCTTTGACTACGTCGAGACTGACGGTGCTCAGAGCGGTGCGCGACAAGATGACGCCGCTCCAGCGGGGCTTAGCAGCGGCGGGTGGGGTCGTCCTCGAGGGCCGGGACACGGGTAGCGTGGTCTGCCCCGACGCCGAGGTCAAGGTCTACCTGGACGCGGATCTTGCCGAGCGGGCCCGCCGCCGCCGCGACGAGCTGGCCACGCGCGGCCTGCCCGCCGACTACGAAAGCGTGAAGGCCGAGGTCGCCTTGCGCGACCGTCAGGACATGGAGCGGGAGCTCGCGCCGCTCCGCAAGCCCGCGGGCGCGGTGACGGTCGACTCGACGGCGCTCTCGCCGGAGGCGGTGGTGCAGCGGATCCTCGAGGCGGTGGAGCAGGCGCGGTGCTGTACGGGATCCTGA
- the sppA gene encoding signal peptide peptidase SppA, which yields MTSRGRVALVAIGVGVGILVLFLGTIWVLMATVSEDGLPTGGAKVGVVEIEGIIVDGTAAVRELREHAENPSIKAVVLRVNSPGGVVAPTQEIFAAIQRARKAGKPVVATLGAVAASGGYYVAAAADRIYANPGTLTGSIGVVMQMANIEGLLKKVGVEYVVVKAGAYKDVGNFARTMSPEERKMLQALLDDVYSQFVDAVAEGRGLERKEVLAFAEGRIYSGQQALALKMVDEMGGFEDAVEAAGKLANIPGRPKLVYPRKKFSFKDLLENRLGLPGAGPLLPALTGIRTPLYLMQ from the coding sequence GTGACATCCCGCGGCCGCGTCGCTCTGGTCGCGATCGGAGTAGGCGTGGGGATCCTCGTGCTGTTCCTCGGCACGATCTGGGTTCTCATGGCGACGGTCAGCGAGGATGGGCTGCCCACGGGCGGAGCGAAGGTTGGCGTGGTGGAGATAGAGGGCATCATCGTGGACGGCACGGCCGCCGTTCGCGAGCTCCGCGAGCACGCGGAGAATCCGTCGATCAAGGCGGTCGTCCTCCGCGTCAACAGCCCGGGCGGTGTGGTCGCTCCGACGCAGGAGATTTTCGCCGCCATCCAGCGCGCGAGAAAGGCCGGCAAGCCTGTGGTCGCGACCCTTGGTGCGGTGGCCGCCTCGGGCGGGTACTACGTCGCGGCGGCCGCCGACAGGATCTACGCGAATCCCGGCACGCTGACCGGCTCCATCGGCGTGGTCATGCAGATGGCCAACATCGAGGGACTGCTGAAGAAGGTCGGCGTCGAGTACGTCGTCGTCAAGGCGGGCGCGTATAAGGACGTGGGCAACTTCGCCCGCACCATGAGCCCCGAGGAGCGGAAGATGCTGCAAGCGCTGCTCGACGACGTCTACTCGCAGTTCGTGGACGCCGTCGCCGAAGGGCGGGGCCTCGAGCGAAAGGAAGTGCTGGCGTTTGCCGAAGGCCGGATCTACTCCGGCCAGCAGGCACTGGCGCTCAAGATGGTCGACGAGATGGGCGGCTTCGAGGATGCCGTCGAGGCCGCGGGCAAGCTGGCCAATATTCCGGGACGGCCGAAGCTCGTCTACCCGCGAAAGAAGTTCTCCTTCAAGGATTTGCTGGAGAACCGTCTCGGACTACCGGGGGCCGGTCCGCTCCTGCCGGCC
- the pheA gene encoding prephenate dehydratase, with protein sequence MDLDDWRSRINDLDEQILNLLNQRGHAALQIGELKRQQDRPYFVPEREAQVLERLAALNRGPLSAEAVRAVWREILSASLALENPLPVGYLGPAGTFTHAAAMRRFGTSAQLIPLKTIADVFEEVERGRAEYGVVPVENSTEGPVNVTLDRLIDSEALIAGELTLEISQHLLSRAGELGEVKVVCSHPQALAQCRQWLLAHLPDARTEEMPSTTAAAERAKDDPTVAAVASELAARTYDVPVLQKRIEDNPYNTTRFLVIGRRPVGATGRDKTSILFSMKNEPGVLYSILQPFAARRLNMTKIESRPTKRRPWEYVNFVDFEGHRDTDDVRAVLDEVKERCQFLKILGSYPAA encoded by the coding sequence ATGGACCTGGACGACTGGCGATCCAGGATCAACGACCTCGACGAGCAGATCCTCAACCTTCTCAACCAGCGCGGACACGCCGCCCTTCAGATCGGCGAGCTCAAGCGGCAGCAGGACAGGCCGTACTTTGTCCCGGAGCGCGAGGCCCAGGTCCTGGAGCGCCTCGCCGCGCTGAATCGAGGCCCCCTGAGCGCTGAGGCGGTCCGCGCCGTCTGGCGGGAGATCCTCTCGGCCTCCCTCGCCCTCGAGAATCCGCTGCCCGTCGGGTACCTCGGTCCCGCCGGCACCTTCACCCACGCCGCGGCGATGCGCCGTTTCGGGACCTCGGCCCAACTCATCCCGCTCAAGACCATCGCGGACGTCTTCGAGGAGGTCGAGCGGGGGCGCGCGGAATACGGCGTGGTGCCGGTCGAGAACTCGACCGAAGGGCCGGTCAACGTCACGCTCGACCGCCTCATCGACTCGGAGGCCCTGATCGCGGGCGAGCTCACGCTCGAGATCAGCCAGCACCTGCTGTCGAGGGCCGGCGAACTCGGCGAGGTCAAGGTCGTCTGTTCCCACCCCCAGGCGCTCGCGCAGTGCCGGCAGTGGCTGCTGGCGCACCTGCCCGACGCCCGCACCGAGGAGATGCCGTCGACGACCGCGGCGGCCGAGCGCGCGAAGGACGACCCCACGGTGGCGGCCGTCGCCTCGGAGCTGGCCGCCCGCACGTACGACGTGCCCGTGCTGCAGAAGCGCATCGAGGACAACCCATACAACACCACGCGCTTCCTGGTGATCGGACGCCGCCCGGTCGGCGCCACGGGGCGGGACAAGACCTCCATCCTTTTCTCGATGAAGAACGAGCCGGGCGTGCTGTACAGCATCCTCCAGCCCTTCGCCGCGCGCCGGCTCAACATGACCAAGATCGAATCGCGACCAACCAAGCGGCGCCCCTGGGAGTACGTGAACTTCGTCGACTTCGAGGGTCACCGCGATACCGATGACGTCCGGGCTGTTCTCGACGAGGTCAAGGAGCGCTGCCAGTTCCTGAAGATCCTCGGATCCTACCCGGCCGCCTAA
- a CDS encoding pseudouridine synthase: MRLSKILAQAGLASRRGAEALLEAGRVTVNGTVRLEPGAQADPATDVIALDGRPVGAREAHAYVLLHKPRGYVTSLHDPEGRPVVTDLLPRETPRLFPVGRLDYDAEGLLLLTNDGELTNRLLHPRYEIPRVYEVEVERHVGPGDLERWRRGVLLPDGPALPSAVRILKHGRGSTWLSVTFKEGRYREVKRYCKALGHPVMRLRRVQFGPLRLGALPLGHTRALSAAELVGLRSLRDQGASPILARIHR, translated from the coding sequence ATGCGGCTCAGCAAGATCCTGGCCCAGGCGGGGCTGGCGTCACGCCGCGGGGCTGAGGCGCTTCTCGAGGCCGGCCGCGTCACCGTCAACGGAACGGTGCGGCTCGAGCCCGGCGCCCAAGCGGACCCCGCGACCGACGTCATCGCCCTCGACGGCCGCCCCGTCGGCGCGCGCGAGGCGCACGCATACGTGCTGCTCCACAAGCCGCGCGGCTACGTCACGAGCCTCCACGACCCCGAAGGCCGCCCGGTCGTGACGGATCTCCTGCCCCGAGAGACGCCCAGGCTCTTTCCCGTCGGGCGGCTCGACTACGACGCCGAGGGCCTCCTGCTCCTCACGAACGACGGCGAGCTGACCAACCGGCTCCTGCATCCGCGCTACGAGATCCCCCGCGTCTACGAGGTCGAGGTGGAGCGCCACGTCGGGCCGGGCGACCTCGAGCGGTGGCGGCGCGGCGTGCTCCTGCCGGACGGTCCCGCGCTGCCCTCGGCGGTGCGGATCCTGAAGCACGGGAGAGGGAGCACGTGGCTCAGCGTGACGTTCAAGGAAGGGCGCTACCGCGAGGTGAAGCGCTACTGCAAGGCCCTCGGCCACCCCGTGATGCGTCTGCGCCGCGTCCAATTCGGCCCGCTGCGTCTAGGGGCGCTGCCGTTGGGGCACACGCGCGCCCTAAGCGCCGCGGAGCTCGTTGGGCTTCGGAGCTTGCGCGACCAGGGCGCTTCGCCTATACTAGCCAGGATTCACCGATAG
- a CDS encoding prephenate dehydrogenase/arogenate dehydrogenase family protein, giving the protein MIRRLAIVGLGLLGGSVAKAARAESLAREIVGVGRNPASLAPALSEGAVDRVTTDLRDGLTGADMVVLATPVATLEHQLPAVWQAAEPQALITDVGSTKAAIVRVAETLCAGRPLDFVGSHPMAGSNLSGFAVARADLFRGATIILTPTDRTARDAVKRVTEFWEAAGGRVVTMDPATHDRAVAAISHLPHLVAAALVDAVVRMDSQFFDVAARGFKDTTRIAASSPTVWREIFEENREALAEAVAAFRAALGDLERVLRSGDAPRIEAELERIRMVRARLG; this is encoded by the coding sequence GTGATCCGCCGCCTCGCCATTGTCGGGCTGGGGCTCCTCGGCGGTTCCGTGGCCAAGGCGGCTCGCGCCGAATCGCTGGCGCGGGAGATCGTGGGGGTCGGCCGCAATCCCGCGAGCCTGGCGCCGGCGCTCAGCGAGGGGGCCGTCGACCGCGTCACGACCGATCTTCGAGACGGCCTGACGGGCGCCGACATGGTCGTCCTGGCGACCCCCGTCGCCACCCTCGAGCATCAGCTGCCCGCCGTGTGGCAGGCAGCCGAGCCGCAGGCCCTCATCACCGACGTCGGCAGCACGAAGGCCGCGATCGTGCGCGTCGCCGAGACGCTCTGCGCTGGGAGGCCGCTCGACTTCGTGGGCAGCCACCCCATGGCGGGATCGAACCTCTCGGGCTTCGCGGTCGCCCGCGCGGATCTCTTCCGGGGCGCCACGATCATCCTCACGCCCACCGACCGCACCGCGCGGGACGCCGTCAAGCGCGTCACGGAATTCTGGGAAGCGGCCGGCGGGCGAGTCGTCACCATGGATCCCGCCACCCACGACCGGGCCGTGGCCGCCATCAGCCACCTACCGCACCTCGTGGCCGCCGCGCTGGTGGATGCCGTGGTCCGGATGGATTCGCAGTTCTTCGACGTGGCCGCGCGGGGCTTCAAGGACACCACACGCATCGCGGCGTCGAGCCCGACTGTCTGGAGGGAGATCTTCGAGGAGAACCGCGAAGCGCTGGCCGAAGCCGTCGCGGCCTTCCGGGCGGCGCTGGGCGATCTCGAGCGCGTGCTGCGCTCAGGCGACGCACCGCGCATCGAGGCCGAGCTGGAGCGCATCCGCATGGTCCGGGCGAGGCTTGGGTGA